The Chitinophaga parva genome has a window encoding:
- a CDS encoding L-serine ammonia-lyase: MAHEAISVFDIFKIGVGPSSSHTLGPWRAALRFLQSLADKQQLDQVTQVRVLLYGSLAKTGVGHGTDIAVQLGLCGDDPVTFDVNQITPKIRDMQQHQKMLLAGRYEIGFDPAADVVFLMEESLPFHPNALTFLVTLQNGDQRASTYYSIGGGFVVQEGEEKSASESVDLPFPVDTARQLLQWCIKTGFSISELVMENENAWRPESETRAGVWKIWTVMKECIYRGVHTTGELPGGLKVARRAAALNRRLLQGRTYHDFDSWLHAIRAGGNHFGYTLDWVSCFALAVNEENASFGRVVTAPTNGAAGVIPAVLAYFITFCDGHSEEKILQFILTASEIGSIFKKRSTISAAMGGCQAEIGVSSAMAAAALTEVSGGSQRQVLMAAEIAMEHHLGLTCDPIGGLVQVPCIERNTMGAIKAITASQLALQSNPDLAKVSLDAVVKTMWETALDMNSKYKETSDGGLAVNIPISLPEC; the protein is encoded by the coding sequence GTGGCGCACGAAGCAATTTCGGTATTCGATATTTTCAAGATAGGCGTGGGCCCATCCAGCTCACACACCCTTGGCCCCTGGCGGGCCGCCCTGCGTTTTTTACAATCCCTTGCTGATAAACAACAACTTGACCAGGTGACCCAGGTGCGCGTGCTGCTGTATGGCTCCCTGGCCAAGACCGGCGTAGGCCACGGTACAGACATTGCCGTACAACTGGGCCTCTGCGGCGATGACCCGGTAACGTTTGACGTAAACCAGATCACACCCAAGATCCGCGACATGCAGCAACACCAAAAAATGCTGCTGGCCGGCCGGTATGAGATCGGCTTTGATCCCGCTGCAGACGTGGTATTCCTCATGGAAGAATCACTGCCTTTTCACCCCAATGCGCTCACATTCCTGGTAACACTGCAAAATGGCGATCAACGGGCCTCCACCTACTATTCCATAGGCGGTGGTTTTGTAGTGCAGGAAGGGGAGGAGAAAAGCGCCAGTGAAAGCGTGGACCTGCCTTTCCCGGTAGACACGGCCCGCCAGTTGCTGCAGTGGTGCATTAAAACGGGCTTCAGCATTTCCGAACTGGTCATGGAAAATGAAAACGCCTGGCGGCCGGAAAGTGAGACCCGCGCCGGGGTGTGGAAGATCTGGACGGTGATGAAGGAATGCATTTACCGCGGGGTGCATACCACCGGAGAGCTGCCGGGTGGCCTGAAAGTGGCCCGGCGTGCAGCTGCGCTCAATAGGAGACTGTTGCAGGGCCGCACCTACCATGACTTTGACAGCTGGTTGCACGCCATCCGCGCAGGGGGTAACCATTTCGGCTATACGCTGGACTGGGTGAGCTGTTTTGCCCTGGCGGTGAATGAAGAAAATGCTTCGTTTGGCCGCGTGGTAACTGCGCCCACCAATGGCGCCGCCGGTGTAATACCCGCGGTACTGGCCTACTTCATCACATTCTGTGACGGGCATTCCGAAGAAAAGATCCTGCAGTTTATCCTCACTGCTTCCGAGATCGGCAGCATCTTCAAAAAACGTTCTACCATCTCCGCCGCCATGGGTGGCTGCCAGGCGGAGATCGGGGTGTCTTCTGCCATGGCCGCAGCGGCCCTCACCGAGGTAAGCGGGGGCTCCCAGCGCCAGGTGCTCATGGCCGCGGAAATAGCCATGGAGCATCACCTGGGCCTTACCTGCGATCCCATAGGCGGCCTGGTACAGGTGCCCTGCATTGAGCGCAATACCATGGGCGCCATCAAGGCCATTACCGCCTCCCAACTGGCGCTCCAGAGCAACCCAGACCTGGCCAAGGTATCGCTGGATGCCGTGGTGAAAACCATGTGGGAAACCGCCCTGGACATGAACTCCAAGTACAAGGAAACGTCCGACGGGGGCCTGGCTGTGAACATTCCTATCAGCCTGCCGGAATGTTAG
- a CDS encoding valine--tRNA ligase yields the protein MELSKNYLPAAAEEKWYQHWMDKGYFRSQPDDRQPFTVVIPPPNVTGVLHMGHTLNETVQDILVRHARMSGFNACWVPGSDHASIATEAKVVDMLKREKGIDKSQLTRESFLQYAYEWKDKYGGIIYSQIKKLGCSCDWDRVTFTMDDHYYKAVIKVFIDLYQKGLIYRGARMINWDPAAKTALSDEEVEYREVEGRLFHVKYQLEGSDEFITIATGRPETIMGDSAICVNPTDERYTHLKGRYALVPLINRRIPIIFDEYVDKAFGTGCLKVTPAHDINDYNLGLKHNLEIIDTLNDDGTLSPAAQIYVGLDRFVARKKIVEELKEKGLLVKEETYPSKTGMSQRTNAVVEPRISTQWFVKMAEMAKPALEAVISGEVRIHPGDRFMATYKYWMENVKDWCISRQLWWGQQIPAYYAPDGTFEVASSAEEALAQFQAKNPSFAFTTADLVQDEDCLDTWFSSWLWPVQVFKGITEPDNADINYYYPTSVLVTGQDIIFFWVARMIMAGLEYKEVKPFSDVYFTGMVRDKQGRKMSKSLGNSPDLLELIKQFGADAVRFGIMISSPAGNDLLFDDSSCEQGRNFANKIWNALKLVKMWEGRCEGDANASVKDNFAVQWFANRLAEAKASVEGLYKDFRLSEALKTIYSLVWDDFCSWYLEWIKPGFEQPIDAAVHAQTIRFFEELMQLLHPFMPFVTEDIYHHLAERTAGDDLIIKQFATAPATDAALLASGDLAKEVITAIRDARNKHTIKPKDTIVLHIETSNEAAFAPIKSILAKQVNATDIHFANASVPGSIALVIQKDKFYLETEQAMDPAAQKEQLEKDLVYLQGFLASVDKKLSNERFVQNAKPEIIALERQKKEDAQAKIKAIEESLKAL from the coding sequence ATGGAATTATCGAAAAATTACCTGCCTGCCGCGGCAGAGGAGAAATGGTACCAGCACTGGATGGATAAGGGCTACTTCCGCTCACAACCGGATGATCGTCAGCCATTTACCGTGGTCATTCCGCCCCCAAACGTAACCGGGGTACTGCATATGGGCCACACCCTGAACGAAACCGTACAGGACATCCTGGTGCGCCATGCCCGCATGAGCGGCTTCAATGCCTGCTGGGTACCTGGCTCCGACCATGCCTCCATTGCCACGGAAGCCAAGGTGGTGGACATGCTGAAGCGGGAAAAAGGCATCGATAAATCGCAGCTCACCCGCGAAAGCTTTTTACAATACGCTTACGAATGGAAAGATAAATACGGTGGCATCATCTACAGCCAGATCAAGAAACTAGGCTGTAGCTGCGACTGGGACCGCGTTACCTTTACCATGGACGATCACTACTACAAGGCAGTGATCAAGGTCTTCATTGACCTGTACCAGAAAGGCCTGATCTACCGCGGTGCACGCATGATCAACTGGGACCCCGCCGCCAAAACCGCCCTCAGCGACGAGGAAGTGGAATACCGCGAAGTAGAAGGCCGCCTCTTCCACGTGAAATACCAGCTGGAAGGCAGCGATGAATTTATCACCATCGCCACCGGCCGCCCTGAGACCATCATGGGCGACAGCGCCATCTGCGTTAATCCCACCGATGAGCGCTACACGCACCTGAAAGGCAGGTACGCCCTGGTGCCCCTGATCAACCGCCGCATTCCCATCATCTTTGATGAATACGTGGACAAAGCATTTGGTACCGGCTGCCTGAAAGTAACGCCGGCCCACGATATCAATGACTACAACCTGGGCCTCAAACACAACCTGGAGATCATCGACACGCTCAACGACGATGGCACCCTCTCTCCTGCCGCACAGATCTACGTGGGGCTGGACCGCTTCGTGGCCCGCAAAAAGATAGTAGAAGAACTGAAGGAGAAAGGCCTGCTGGTAAAGGAAGAAACCTATCCTTCCAAAACCGGTATGTCACAGCGTACCAACGCCGTGGTAGAGCCCCGCATTTCCACCCAGTGGTTCGTGAAAATGGCTGAAATGGCCAAACCCGCCCTGGAAGCGGTAATCAGCGGTGAAGTACGCATTCACCCCGGCGACCGTTTCATGGCCACCTACAAATACTGGATGGAGAATGTGAAGGACTGGTGTATCTCCCGCCAGCTGTGGTGGGGACAGCAGATACCGGCCTACTACGCACCGGACGGCACTTTTGAAGTGGCCAGCAGTGCGGAAGAAGCCCTGGCACAGTTCCAGGCTAAGAACCCGTCTTTTGCCTTTACCACCGCAGACCTCGTGCAGGATGAAGACTGCCTGGATACCTGGTTCTCTTCCTGGTTGTGGCCCGTGCAGGTGTTCAAAGGCATTACCGAGCCGGATAACGCAGACATCAACTATTATTATCCTACTTCTGTGCTGGTAACCGGCCAGGATATTATCTTCTTCTGGGTGGCCCGCATGATCATGGCCGGCCTGGAATACAAGGAGGTAAAGCCTTTCAGTGATGTATACTTCACCGGCATGGTGCGCGATAAGCAGGGCCGCAAGATGAGTAAATCGCTTGGCAACTCGCCAGACCTGCTGGAGCTCATCAAGCAGTTTGGTGCAGATGCGGTGCGCTTTGGCATCATGATCTCCTCCCCCGCCGGCAACGACCTGCTGTTTGATGACAGCAGCTGTGAGCAGGGGCGCAATTTTGCAAACAAGATCTGGAACGCGCTGAAGCTGGTAAAAATGTGGGAAGGCCGTTGCGAGGGCGACGCCAATGCTTCTGTAAAGGACAACTTTGCAGTACAATGGTTTGCCAACCGCCTGGCGGAAGCCAAAGCCAGCGTAGAAGGCCTGTACAAGGACTTCCGTCTGAGCGAAGCCCTGAAAACCATCTACAGCCTGGTCTGGGACGACTTCTGCTCCTGGTACCTGGAATGGATCAAGCCTGGCTTTGAACAACCTATTGATGCAGCTGTGCATGCACAGACCATCCGCTTCTTTGAAGAACTGATGCAACTGCTGCACCCCTTCATGCCGTTTGTAACGGAAGATATCTATCATCACCTGGCCGAAAGAACCGCCGGCGATGACCTGATCATCAAACAGTTTGCCACTGCACCCGCCACAGACGCTGCTTTGCTGGCTTCCGGCGACCTGGCCAAGGAAGTGATCACCGCCATCCGCGATGCCCGCAACAAGCACACCATCAAGCCAAAAGACACCATCGTTCTGCATATAGAAACCAGCAACGAAGCGGCTTTTGCGCCCATCAAATCCATCCTGGCCAAGCAGGTGAATGCTACGGATATCCACTTTGCCAATGCCTCTGTGCCCGGCTCTATTGCCCTGGTGATCCAGAAAGACAAGTTCTACCTGGAAACAGAACAGGCCATGGACCCCGCTGCGCAAAAGGAACAACTGGAAAAGGACCTGGTGTACCTGCAAGGCTTCCTGGCATCTGTAGACAAGAAGCTCTCCAACGAGCGCTTTGTGCAGAACGCCAAGCCGGAGATCATTGCCCTGGAACGCCAGAAGAAGGAAGACGCACAGGCCAAGATCAAGGCCATCGAGGAAAGTTTGAAAGCATTATAA
- a CDS encoding threonine aldolase family protein, translated as MKTIADFRSDTFTKPTPGMLDAMMLAEVGDDVFGEDPAVNELEAIVAGLFGKAAALYCPSGTMSNQIAIKVHTLPGDEVICSDLAHVFVYEGGGIAFNAGCQARTLHGERGLLTAKQVEAAINPDDVHRARTSLVCLENTANRGGGACYDFQEILRIRDVCKAHGLGFHLDGARLFNALVAKGETPTQYGAAFDTISICLNKGLGCPMGSVLVGSEAFIKEARRVRKKLGGGLRQAGFMAAAGIYAVEHQVARLDEDHCNARDIADALLSRPFVGQMWPVETNIIIFELLAPYTAASFAEKLAAQGIRVGVISPTQIRMVTHLDITPDMVQHTLDAILHLH; from the coding sequence ATGAAAACCATAGCTGATTTCCGCAGCGACACCTTTACCAAACCCACCCCAGGCATGCTGGACGCCATGATGCTGGCGGAAGTGGGCGACGACGTTTTCGGCGAAGACCCCGCTGTCAATGAGCTGGAGGCCATCGTGGCAGGACTGTTTGGCAAAGCTGCCGCTTTGTATTGTCCCTCCGGCACCATGAGTAACCAGATTGCTATCAAAGTCCACACCCTTCCTGGTGATGAAGTGATCTGCAGCGACCTGGCCCACGTATTCGTGTATGAAGGCGGGGGTATTGCTTTCAATGCCGGCTGCCAGGCCCGCACCCTGCACGGGGAGCGCGGTCTTCTCACTGCCAAACAGGTAGAAGCCGCCATCAACCCGGACGATGTGCACCGGGCCCGCACTTCCCTGGTGTGCCTGGAAAATACGGCCAACCGTGGCGGGGGCGCCTGTTATGACTTCCAGGAGATCCTGCGCATCCGTGACGTGTGCAAGGCCCATGGGCTTGGCTTTCACCTGGATGGCGCCCGCCTGTTCAACGCCCTGGTGGCAAAAGGGGAAACACCCACCCAGTACGGCGCCGCCTTCGATACCATTTCCATTTGCCTGAACAAGGGCCTGGGCTGCCCCATGGGCTCCGTGCTGGTAGGTAGCGAGGCTTTCATTAAAGAGGCCCGGCGCGTACGCAAGAAACTGGGTGGCGGTCTGCGCCAGGCAGGCTTTATGGCCGCTGCCGGCATTTACGCCGTGGAGCACCAGGTGGCCCGGCTGGATGAAGACCACTGCAACGCCCGCGATATCGCGGACGCCCTCCTCTCCCGCCCGTTTGTAGGGCAGATGTGGCCGGTGGAGACCAACATCATCATCTTTGAATTGCTGGCGCCTTACACGGCGGCATCCTTCGCGGAAAAGCTGGCCGCGCAAGGCATTCGGGTAGGTGTGATCTCCCCCACACAGATCCGGATGGTAACGCACCTGGATATTACACCGGACATGGTGCAGCATACGCTGGATGCTATTTTGCATTTGCACTAA
- a CDS encoding sigma-70 family RNA polymerase sigma factor: MRQLKIATQITNRDSQAVEKYLQEISKIPLLTPEEETVLAQRIKMGDQRALERLTTGNLRFVVSVAKQYQHQGLSLSDLINEGNLGLIKAAQRFDETKGFKFISYAVWWIRQSILQALAEQGRLVRLPQNKIGTYNKANKAYMAFEQENEREPSTEELAEILEMSESEINNIFQSNTRHMSLDAPVHEAEDVAMGDLLEGGDITDDDVMRDSLREEIRRVLKSLSPREAEIVNAYFGLDGENGATIEQIGQKYDLTKERIRQIKERAIKRLQKARYSGALKSYLG; the protein is encoded by the coding sequence ATGAGGCAACTTAAAATTGCCACCCAGATCACCAACCGCGATTCGCAGGCGGTAGAGAAGTATCTGCAGGAAATCTCAAAGATCCCTTTGTTAACTCCTGAAGAAGAAACTGTTCTCGCGCAGCGTATCAAGATGGGTGATCAGAGGGCGCTCGAAAGATTAACGACCGGCAACTTGCGTTTCGTAGTATCCGTAGCAAAGCAGTATCAGCACCAGGGCCTGAGCCTCAGCGACCTCATTAACGAGGGTAATTTAGGGTTGATCAAAGCAGCGCAGCGTTTCGATGAGACCAAAGGTTTCAAATTCATCTCCTATGCAGTGTGGTGGATCCGCCAGTCAATTTTGCAGGCATTGGCAGAGCAGGGTAGGTTAGTGCGTTTGCCGCAGAACAAGATCGGTACCTACAATAAAGCCAACAAAGCTTATATGGCATTTGAACAGGAGAACGAACGCGAGCCTTCTACAGAAGAACTGGCAGAGATCCTGGAAATGTCTGAATCCGAGATCAATAACATTTTCCAAAGCAATACCCGCCACATGTCCCTGGACGCACCGGTACACGAAGCCGAAGACGTGGCCATGGGTGACCTGCTGGAAGGTGGTGATATCACAGACGACGACGTAATGCGTGACTCTCTCCGCGAAGAGATCCGCCGTGTCCTCAAATCCCTGAGCCCGCGTGAAGCTGAAATCGTGAACGCCTACTTTGGCCTGGACGGGGAAAACGGTGCTACCATTGAGCAGATCGGCCAGAAATACGACCTGACCAAAGAACGTATCCGCCAGATCAAGGAAAGAGCGATCAAACGCCTGCAGAAAGCCCGTTACAGCGGCGCGCTGAAGTCTTACCTCGGCTAA
- a CDS encoding DUF4249 domain-containing protein: MRFAALLILLAILATSCEKDVDIRPGSSPTQLVVEGRIEQGSYPVIALTHSLQYFTTIDPLVLQNSFVHGASITVTDNGQAYPLKEYRLDTLGGASIYYYTIDSTRRPWPALGQPGHTYALHMEVGGKTYESTTTIPKNGMVVDSVWYKRVLYDGDSSYTELRVRITDPLESGNFARYFTKRNREPYYAGLNSTQNDELMNGLTFNITLDRGVNRNEKLDLATYAYFRVNDTVRLKFCNIDKPTYNFWRTLDFAYSSNGNPFGSPVVIEGNVPGAQGYWGGYTVQYASIIMRD; encoded by the coding sequence ATGCGCTTCGCTGCTTTATTGATACTCCTCGCCATCCTTGCCACCTCCTGCGAAAAAGATGTGGATATCCGGCCCGGCTCCAGCCCTACCCAGCTGGTTGTGGAAGGCCGCATTGAACAAGGGAGCTACCCGGTCATCGCCCTTACCCACAGCCTCCAGTATTTTACCACCATAGATCCCCTGGTACTGCAAAACAGCTTTGTGCACGGGGCCAGCATCACCGTTACGGACAACGGGCAGGCTTACCCGCTAAAGGAATACCGCCTGGATACCCTGGGGGGGGCATCTATATATTATTATACCATAGACAGCACCCGCCGTCCCTGGCCGGCCCTGGGCCAGCCGGGCCATACCTACGCCCTGCATATGGAAGTGGGCGGGAAAACCTACGAGAGCACTACCACCATTCCCAAGAACGGGATGGTGGTGGATTCCGTCTGGTACAAGCGCGTGCTGTACGACGGGGACTCGTCCTACACGGAGCTGCGGGTACGCATTACAGATCCGCTGGAAAGCGGTAACTTTGCACGCTACTTTACGAAACGTAACAGAGAGCCGTACTACGCAGGGTTAAACTCCACGCAGAACGATGAACTGATGAACGGGCTTACCTTCAATATCACCCTGGACCGGGGCGTGAACCGCAACGAGAAGCTGGACCTGGCTACCTATGCTTACTTCCGGGTAAATGATACGGTAAGACTCAAATTTTGTAACATAGACAAGCCAACGTATAATTTTTGGCGTACTTTGGACTTCGCTTACAGCAGTAATGGCAACCCTTTCGGGTCGCCGGTGGTGATAGAGGGGAACGTGCCCGGTGCGCAAGGCTACTGGGGTGGTTACACCGTGCAGTATGCCAGTATTATCATGAGAGACTAA
- the trxB gene encoding thioredoxin-disulfide reductase, with amino-acid sequence MENNQPQEHVHVLIIGSGPAGYTAAIYAARANLKPVLYQGIQPGGQLTITTEVENYPGYPEGIQGPEMMVDFEKQASRMGADIRYGMASSVDFSSQPYKVTIDEEKVISADAVIIATGASAKWLNLPSEQRLNGSGVSACAVCDGFFFRNKDVAIVGAGDTACEEALYLSKLCTTVHMFVRRHEMRASMVMQDRVLKASNIIVYWNTETEEVLGDKKVHGVRVRNNKTNEVKEIPVEAFFVAIGHQPNSAIFKDYLELDEADYILTEPGSSRTKLEGVFACGDVQDKIYRQAVTAAGSGCMAALDAERYLSAKGLH; translated from the coding sequence ATGGAAAACAACCAACCGCAGGAACATGTACATGTTTTAATTATCGGCTCCGGACCGGCAGGTTATACCGCTGCCATTTATGCCGCCCGGGCTAATCTTAAACCGGTACTTTACCAGGGCATCCAGCCCGGTGGCCAATTAACCATCACTACCGAAGTGGAAAACTACCCCGGCTACCCCGAAGGGATCCAGGGCCCCGAAATGATGGTGGATTTTGAAAAGCAAGCCAGCCGCATGGGCGCGGACATCCGCTATGGCATGGCTTCTTCCGTGGATTTCTCCAGCCAGCCCTATAAAGTAACGATAGACGAAGAAAAGGTGATCTCTGCCGATGCCGTGATCATCGCCACCGGCGCTTCTGCCAAGTGGCTGAACCTGCCGTCTGAACAGCGCCTGAACGGCAGCGGCGTTTCTGCCTGTGCCGTGTGCGACGGCTTCTTTTTCCGTAACAAGGACGTAGCCATTGTAGGCGCCGGCGATACCGCCTGTGAAGAAGCGCTCTACCTGTCTAAACTCTGCACTACCGTACATATGTTTGTGCGCCGCCATGAAATGCGTGCCTCAATGGTGATGCAGGACCGCGTACTGAAAGCCAGTAATATCATCGTGTACTGGAACACCGAAACAGAAGAAGTGCTGGGCGACAAAAAAGTACATGGAGTGCGCGTGCGCAACAATAAGACCAACGAGGTAAAAGAAATCCCCGTGGAAGCCTTTTTCGTTGCCATTGGCCACCAGCCTAACTCCGCCATCTTCAAAGACTACCTGGAACTGGATGAGGCAGATTACATCCTTACCGAGCCCGGTAGCTCCCGCACCAAGCTGGAAGGCGTATTTGCCTGCGGCGATGTGCAGGACAAGATCTACCGCCAGGCAGTAACGGCCGCCGGTAGTGGCTGTATGGCCGCCCTGGATGCAGAGCGTTACCTCTCCGCCAAAGGCTTGCACTAA
- a CDS encoding dihydroneopterin aldolase, giving the protein MLTIALEHMEIHAFHGYYPEEAVLGNWFIVDVAVSFEEHQPVTHLYETVNYQGLYTIVEKIMKIPKPLLEEVVQDMAQAMHEKYAMIRRVVVSLRKVNPPLGGQVRHSMVTLEKQY; this is encoded by the coding sequence ATGTTAACGATCGCACTGGAACATATGGAGATACACGCATTTCACGGCTACTATCCCGAAGAGGCCGTGCTGGGTAACTGGTTCATCGTGGACGTGGCGGTGAGCTTTGAAGAGCACCAGCCCGTAACCCACCTGTATGAAACGGTGAATTACCAGGGCCTGTATACCATTGTAGAGAAGATCATGAAAATACCCAAACCCCTGCTGGAAGAAGTGGTGCAGGACATGGCACAGGCCATGCATGAAAAATACGCCATGATCCGCAGGGTCGTAGTGTCCCTGCGCAAGGTAAATCCCCCGCTGGGCGGCCAGGTACGTCATTCCATGGTGACCCTGGAGAAGCAGTATTAG
- a CDS encoding tetratricopeptide repeat protein produces the protein MFRSILLAASLCFSLVSRAQTIEELLQQGDQLVKQMKEVEALGKYKEALKIQPNNLTALTWASLLDSREGNRQEKKDAKSRYFEEAKAYAAQAVAAGPNDPDANYAMAVAMGRIALISGAKDKVAASKDVKRYAELAIKLRPNFGQAWYVLGKWNYEVATLNAFERGAAKMLFGGIPDGSLANAIADYEKCRQLDPGFILNYYDLAVAYKQNDQLDKAEEILRKVPALRPVSQDDPKIKADAKKMLEDMQ, from the coding sequence ATGTTCAGAAGTATACTTTTAGCCGCCAGCCTATGTTTTAGCCTTGTATCCCGGGCACAGACCATAGAGGAGCTCCTGCAGCAGGGCGACCAGTTGGTAAAGCAGATGAAAGAAGTAGAAGCGCTTGGCAAGTACAAGGAAGCGCTGAAAATACAACCTAATAACCTTACGGCGCTCACCTGGGCCAGCCTGCTGGATTCCCGCGAGGGCAACCGCCAGGAAAAGAAAGACGCCAAATCCCGGTATTTTGAAGAGGCCAAGGCCTATGCTGCCCAGGCAGTGGCTGCCGGTCCGAACGACCCGGATGCCAACTATGCCATGGCCGTGGCGATGGGCCGCATTGCCCTGATCTCCGGGGCTAAGGATAAAGTAGCGGCTTCCAAGGATGTGAAGCGCTATGCAGAACTGGCCATCAAGCTCCGCCCTAATTTTGGCCAAGCCTGGTATGTGCTGGGTAAGTGGAATTACGAAGTTGCTACGCTCAACGCCTTTGAAAGAGGCGCCGCCAAGATGCTCTTTGGCGGCATACCCGACGGGTCACTGGCCAATGCCATTGCGGATTACGAGAAATGCCGCCAGCTGGACCCGGGGTTCATTCTTAATTACTATGACCTGGCGGTAGCCTACAAACAGAACGACCAGCTGGATAAAGCCGAAGAGATCCTGCGCAAAGTACCGGCCCTGCGCCCGGTAAGCCAGGATGATCCGAAGATCAAGGCAGACGCCAAGAAA